CCTCTTCTGCTTGTCGACCAACTCGAACGCGCCTCTCAGCTCCTCATCGTATTTCCTCACTAAAACGTTCCAGTCTCCGAGGCTCTGCACGACAAACCACGTAGCGTCAGCAAacgaataagaagaaaaagagataaaGTCAGAAACCCGACTTACCATGATGGAGGTACGGGCGGCGAACTTGTACTCCTCCTTGAAGATCAAGTCCTTGACCGGCGGCAGCGCGCCCCGATCTCCCCTAAACTGACGAACCAGGCGACCGCACTCCTGCTCGTCATGCGCTAGCGGGACCTCGCGGTCGTAAGAGAAAGAAACCCTGTCCGGACAacccttctttttcttcttcctcttcttcgggACAGCAACGGTCCCTTCAGCGACCTGAGGAGCGGGTTCCTCCGGCACGACTTCACGCCCCGGGCCCAGCGATTCCCCGGAACGGGTGGCATCTTCCTCCTCGTCGTTCAGCTCCTCAGAAGAGCCTCGAGGAACCATTTCGGCggctttcttcttcctcttcctccccTTGTCCTTCTTCTTGGCCTTTGGAGAGACCGCCGGAAGATCTTCGTCGCGGCTGCCCGCAGGCTGTGATTCGGGGACCACCTCATCTTTGGAACCACCGCTCGGTTCCAGGTCCCTGAGCTCGCCTTCCTCAACGGACGAGGATCGGATCGCGGGAGAATCGCCCCTTGCCTTCTTCCTTCTCCCCTCTGACCCAGAATGCCCTTGAGGAGAGGAAGCCCCAACGTTCGTTTCCTCGACAGCCGCGCCCTCCTCTTCGCGCTGTCTCTTCTTGTTGGTCTTTCTAACCAACTGAGCCTCAGCGTCCGACTCGGTCGCGCTCGGATCTCCTAAATTAGGCGAGCCCGCGGTATCGGGCTGAGATTTCTTTGCGGAGCCGACTTTCTTCGCAACCACCAAACTCAAATTTGGAATAGTCCTCATCGCTCTTGCTCGGTTTATCTCCCTCTGCTCGGCCGAATTGAACAAATTGACCCTCTTCGTCTTATTCGTGACAATGGGGATCGTGTCCGAACGCCAAACCTCTGCGGTGAGTAAAAGCAAAATTAGATTCCATATCAAAAGGGACGTGTCAAAGCAAAGGAAAGAGCGAAAGGAAAGACTTACGCTGACTAATCCACCCGATCGATCGACTAATCCTCCGGTAGGAAAAATTATTCCAATGGTCCTGTCTCTGCGATGCGATCAGACGCGCGCTCGTCAAAAAGTCCTCCTCGTACTCTGCGGTGTTCGGAAGAGCAACTGCAAAGAAAGACAAACGGGAGTTAGACCACAAGAAACGGAAAATAAAACTGACGGGTGGTTTATACCCATCTCTCGGGCCCATAAAACACGATAGCCGGTCCTCAGCGGCTCCTCGAACGCAGCCCTGTCAGATTTGACGTAGAAGTAGGACCGCTGCCAGTTGTTCGTCTTGTTGGGGTAGCCGGTCACCACGTTATAGTTGGGGCGGATCTTCAGCGAAATCAGTCCGCCCTTTATCTTCGCTGACACTAATTCCTCGAAAGCTCGGACGTTGAGAGGAACACCAGCTTCTGCTCCGATAATCGTCAGTGCCACGGCCAGCCGCCACGCACCATTCAGAAATTGGCTAAGGGCGGCTCCTCGGCGCATCGCAAACGCAGTGACGATTCGAGGAATCGGAAACCACAGCTTCGTGTCGCCCTCGAAGTACGACTCGTAGACGCACTGGTAGCCTTTCGGAGGAGACCAGGGCCGCTGGTCGCTATTCGGGATTATAAACGTAACCCCCGCTGCGTCGCGAGCCCGTAGGAGTCTCGTCACCGACTCGACGGTCGACCTCGTCTTCTCGACACCCCGCCAGTCCTGGCCTTCGACGACCGAAGGACGCACGCGCTCCCGATCAAGCGGAGGTTGCTCCTCGAAGATGTTCCCCGGATAAAAGCTTATCGGGATCATCTGATCGTCAACATGATCACGACCGTCGTCGTCCTTCCGCGACTGCACTCTCGATTCCGAAATAAGAACGCGCTGCGCACGACTCAAGTTCTCTgtatccatcatcgcctcgCGATGAACCGCCTCTTGGCTTCCTTCAGAACCACGGACCGTCTCTAAGTCATCACCAGATCCCGACGAGGCCGCACGCATCTTCCCCTTTTGTTCTCGAGAAAGTTTCTTACTTGTCGACATTACCGAGTAAACGATAAAACGAGagcagaagaaagagagagaagcaacttagagagagagagagagagtacctGAAGATTGCGGAAGAATGGGAGATCTGAAGGAAGATCTcttatttatagggaaggggACGCGCGCTCAACGAGGCGTCATAATTAGCCCTAAACGGGCCTAAATGGGCCTCTAGACGGGCTCGCGCGTCGGTCTCAAGCGCGACCTTTCGGTTTCCCGGTCCGAAACCTAACGACGCTTTGGCTTCCCGATCCAAAACCTAGTAACGGTTCGGCTCCCTCGCTACAATTGGCGACGGTTCGACGTCATACCATGAATCGAATGCGATCAGATCCCCGGTTTGGAAAGACCGTTGTTCGGCATCAATCCAGACGATTTATACCGAATCGCGGAAGTTCTTTTCTTCGGACAATTTCTGGCGGAGCCGTCAAAATCAACAACGAGTCTCCTGTTCTTCGAGCCCTAAAACAACTAGCTCACAGCGATCGTTTACTCGACCGACTATGAGCTAGGGGGGGACTtattgttggggatggattgtcaccacccacaaggcccagcgaacaggaggcccattaccaTCAAGGAGGGAGCGGTCGGCTCGGCGTCGGCTCCTCGACTGACCCCGACTCGGCTCGTGACTACTTTAGCTAGAGGACGAGCAGCCGAAGCGAGCAACCAAACAGCTCGGGCCGAGCAGTCATCCCGATTGGG
This sequence is a window from Raphanus sativus cultivar WK10039 unplaced genomic scaffold, ASM80110v3 Scaffold2428, whole genome shotgun sequence. Protein-coding genes within it:
- the LOC130505610 gene encoding meiosis-specific protein ASY2-like, coding for MSTSKKLSREQKGKMRAASSGSGDDLETVRGSEGSQEAVHREAMMDTENLSRAQRVLISESRVQSRKDDDGRDHVDDQMIPISFYPGNIFEEQPPLDRERVRPSVVEGQDWRGVEKTRSTVESVTRLLRARDAAGVTFIIPNSDQRPWSPPKGYQCVYESYFEGDTKLWFPIPRIVTAFAMRRGAALSQFLNGAWRLAVALTIIGAEAGVPLNVRAFEELVSAKIKGGLISLKIRPNYNVVTGYPNKTNNWQRSYFYVKSDRAAFEEPLRTGYRVLWAREMVALPNTAEYEEDFLTSARLIASQRQDHWNNFSYRRISRSIGWISQQVWRSDTIPIVTNKTKRVNLFNSAEQREINRARAMRTIPNLSLVVAKKVGSAKKSQPDTAGSPNLGDPSATESDAEAQLVRKTNKKRQREEEGAAVEETNVGASSPQGHSGSEGRRKKARGDSPAIRSSSVEEGELRDLEPSGGSKDEVVPESQPAGSRDEDLPAVSPKAKKKDKGRKRKKKAAEMVPRGSSEELNDEEEDATRSGESLGPGREVVPEEPAPQVAEGTVAVPKKRKKKKKGCPDRVSFSYDREVPLAHDEQECGRLVRQFRGDRGALPPVKDLIFKEEYKFAARTSIMSLGDWNVLVRKYDEELRGAFELVDKQKRSHKRATRALKDAVRAKDEAVAQEEALRKELDEQRGIMAIELASARDLVKKAEKEKAELRKRNADLQGKNATLEKEVVASALNFSREMDRLRESRKLEVTHERIRVMAAMTGKCSRRFKNIQDREKRRDDFEDSR